The DNA region CCGCACGGCCCCGGGTCGCCCGCCGTCGTCACCGGACGACGGCGGGCGCGCGTCGCTCAGAACAGGGCGCTCGCCAGCGCCGCGCGGGCGCGCGCGACGCGCGGGTCGTCGACGCCGACGACCTCGAAGAGCTCCAGCAGCCGGGTCCGGACGGCGGCGCGCTCGTCGCCGGCCGTGCGGCGCACGAGCTCGACGAGCCGGGCGAAGGCGTCCTCCACGTGGCCGCCGAACAGGTCCCGGTCGGCGACGGCGAGCCCCGCGTCCACGTTGCCCGGGTCCGAGGCCGCCGTCTCGGCCAGACCCGCGGCGACGGCCTGCGGGACCGAGGCCACGCGGGCGAACAGCCGGGCCTGGGCCAGGCCCGCCTTCGCCTCGGCGTCGGCCGGGCTCTCGGCGAGCGCCTGCTCGAACGACGCGGCGGCCGCCTCGTAGTCGCCGCGCTCGAACGCCTCGGCGGCCGCGGCGTGCAGCGGCGGCAGCGGCGGCTCCTCGGCCGGCTGGGGCTCCTGCTCGGCGTCGGCGTCGCCGACGGCCACCGTGCCGGTCACCCCGTTCTGGGCGGCGACCTTCAGCAGCTCGTCGATGACCTGGCGCGCCTGCTGCTCCGGCACCGCACCGGTGAAGAGGGGCACGGGCTGGCCCTTGAGCAGCGCGACGACCATCGGGATGGACTGCGCCTGGAAGGCCTGGGCGATGCGCGGGTTGGCGTCGACGTCCACCTTGGCGAGCAGCCAGCGCCCGCCGTACTCCTCGGCCAGCCGCTCCAGCACCGGCGACAGCTGCTTGCACGGCCCGCACCACTCCGCCCACAGGTCGATGACGACCGGGACGGTGAGGGACTGCTGGACGACGGCCTCGAAGCCGGCCTCGTCGACGTCGACGACGACCCCGGACCCGAGCGGGCCGCCGGCCGGGCCCGCGCCGCCGTCCCCGGGTGCGGCCGCCGGGACGGACTGGGGACGGGCGAGCGCGGTCAGGTCCACGGCGCCCCGGAGGTTGAGACCGGGCGGCTGGGTCATGGTGCGGTCCTCTCGTGCACGGGTCCGGCGGGCTCCCCGCCGGGTTCGGTCCGCTCCTGCCGGGGTCCCCGGCCGGACGCTGCCGTCAGCCTGCCACGGTGCCGCGAGGGCGCCGAACCGGTCAGCGCGCGTCCGCGCCCACGAGCTCCTCGCCCACCGCGACGAGCCGGATCGCGCCCCGCTCCTCGGGGACGACGAAGGCCAGCACGGCGACGGACCGCACGGTCAACGCGCTGTCGACGGCGTCGATTCCCGTCGCTGCGCGCACCTCCGGGCCGGGTCGGACGTGACCCGCCCCCGGCCGCACGCTCGTCGTGGTCGCGGTCTCCAGCGCGGTGACGGCGAGCACGTCGCCCTCGACGGTGCGCACCGCGAGGAGGGTGCCGGCACCCCCGGCAGGGCCCGTCCCCTCCCCCGTCGCGGCGGCGGGGTCGTCGGCGACGAAGGGCTCCGCGGCGACGATCACCCCGGCGACCCCCGCGACGGCGCGGCGCTCGGCCGCCGCGCGCTCGCGGAGCCCGGCCACGAAGACGTCCGGCTCGAAGGCCGCGGCGGCCGGGCTCGCGTCACCGGCGCCCACGACCGAGGCGTAACCGGGCACCAGCCCCTCCAGCGCCGCGCGCAGCCCCGGTTCCGGCTCCTCGGGGGCCGGCGTCGAGGCCGGGTCGGCGGGCCCGGCGTCGACCGTGTCCCCGGCCGCGTCGTCGCCACCGGGGGCCCCGGGTGGCGGGTAGGCGGCCGCGGGGGCGACCTCGACGGCCGGGGCGCCGGGGAGCATGTGGGCGCGGCCCCACAGCAGGTACGGCTCGCGCGGTCCGTACGACACGAGGACCTCGAGCACCGGCGCGGCGGCGGGCTGCTCGCCGGGCACGACGGAGGCGAACCACCGGGGCCAGCCGTCGAGGCGGGGCGACACGACGAGCTCCGACGCGGCGACCGCGGCGGGCTCGAGGTCCGCCGGGGCCGCTGCCGGGGCCGCCGCCGGGGACGGCGCCGTGGCCGGGGGCGACGGCTCGCCGACGGGCGCACCGGACGCGGCCGGCGTCGGCGACGGCGCCGCGGCCGCTCCCGAGGCGGCCGGGGACGACGCTGCGGACGGCCCCCCGGCGGACGGCTCGTCCGACCCTCCCCCGTCCGACCCTCCCCCGTCCGGCGCGTCCGCGGTCGGCGGCTGCCGGAACCGCGCGGCGGCGAGCGCGGGCCCGGTCAGGGCCGCGGTGAGGTCAACGGACCCAGCGCCGGCCGTCGCGGCCGCGAGGCGGGCGGCGACGTCGGCGCGGACGAGGTCGGCCTGGACGGCCGTGACGACCCCGCCGGTCGCCGGGGCGGCGGCCGGGTCGAGCGGCGCGGGCGTCGGCAGGCCCGCGCACGCCCCGAGCCCGAGCGCGGCGACGGTCGCGGCGACGACGGCGACCGCCCGGGCGGAGCGCGGCCACGGTCGGCCGGACGTCGTCACGTGGCGCCGGGACGTCCCCACCGCGGTCCGCCGCGCCCACCGCACACCTCTCGTGCGCCCCGTGCCTGCTGTGCCTCTCGGGCCGGTCACCGCGGTCACCCCTGCGCCACACGTCGGGCGCCGGGCGTCGCCGCGGGCGCCGCAGCGGGACGGCGTCCCGCCCCGCCGGGCGCGCGTCCCGCCCCCGCGGGC from Aquipuribacter sp. SD81 includes:
- a CDS encoding tetratricopeptide repeat protein, which encodes MTQPPGLNLRGAVDLTALARPQSVPAAAPGDGGAGPAGGPLGSGVVVDVDEAGFEAVVQQSLTVPVVIDLWAEWCGPCKQLSPVLERLAEEYGGRWLLAKVDVDANPRIAQAFQAQSIPMVVALLKGQPVPLFTGAVPEQQARQVIDELLKVAAQNGVTGTVAVGDADAEQEPQPAEEPPLPPLHAAAAEAFERGDYEAAAASFEQALAESPADAEAKAGLAQARLFARVASVPQAVAAGLAETAASDPGNVDAGLAVADRDLFGGHVEDAFARLVELVRRTAGDERAAVRTRLLELFEVVGVDDPRVARARAALASALF